Part of the Panicum virgatum strain AP13 chromosome 4N, P.virgatum_v5, whole genome shotgun sequence genome is shown below.
AGCTGTAGCTGCTGGGGGCGCCTGCTAGTTTGGGCGAGAAGAGGGGATCGATGGAGCGTTTCGGCGTGCTGGGCACGCGGCTGGGcttggacgccggcggcgggggagggggagagctGCCGCCGGGGTTCCGCTTCCACCCGACGGACGAGGAGCTCATCACCTACTATCTCCTCCGCAAGGCCGTGGACGGCAGCTTCTGCGGCCGCGCCATCGCCGAGATCGACCTCAACAAGTGCGAGCCGTGGGAGCTCCCGGGTGAGTTGTTTTGATGCGTTCGGGCTGAGTTCCGTTCGTTTCTTGTCCGTCCTCTCTCGCACCGGTCTCGGTCTCGCCTCCCGAAACTGATCGGCATCTCTGTATGTCGCTGCAGACAAGGCTAAGATGGGGGAGAAGGAGTGGTACTTCTACAGCCTCCGCGACCGCAAGTACCCGACGGGCCTGCGCACCAACCGCGCCACGGTGGCCGGCTACTGGAAGGCCACCGGCAAGGATCGCGAGATCCGCAGCGGGCGCACCGGCGCGCTGGTGGGCATGAAGAAGACGCTCGTCTTCTACCGCGGGCGCGCCCCCAAGGGCCAGAAGACGCACTGGGTCATGCACGAGTACCGCCTCGAGGGCACCTACGCCTACCACTACCTCTCAAACTCCACAAGGGTCAGTCCTCTAGTCCACGCCATGCTTCTCGATCTATCGTTTCCTCCTTTGTTAACCTGTGCATTTCCCCTTGCAATTCATTTTTTTGTCTTGGCAATGCTGATTTGTAGTACATCTTCTTATagagtttatatatatatatacaagaaTCTAAAACTGGAAAAGTTTCTGTACAAGTACAAAACTACAAATACGTACAGCACTAGAGACACAATGTAATGATTATGGGAGGGCAAAGTAGTCGCAAGGTCAGTTCTTCGAGTTTTTTCTTGTCTTGCATGAGCTGTGAACTCATGCATGTCATGCAGCTACGAGTATACCTGCAGAGTGCAGAGTGCTCAGGGCAGGCAGGCCTGTCTGTGCCCCTGGCTTTCCTGCTGCCGATGCGTGTAGGATAGCCGCTGGTACCACTGCATGCGTGGTCATGGCATACGGCGAAGCGCAGGGATTCGAATCTTTTCTTGGCCAGGGGACGATACGAGCGCAGGGATCAGTGCGTGCGTGCATGGCCGCGCACAAGTTAGGGCGTGTCTagattttttgcaaaaaaaaatggccGCGCACAAGTTAGGCCGtgtttgttttgcaaaaaaaattttgccatggaatcttactaattcgaaatactaaatgaagtttatttataaattttttttggtaaatcgcgagacgaatctaataatcctaattaatttataattaattaataattagcggatggtactgtagcattgctgttgcaaatcatgggtAAAAGATGCTCATTacattcgtctcgccatttacagctatctatgcaaaaaagttttataaatatacttcatttGGTACTCTAttctatgcatgtgtcgaaatatttgatatgtttttttttgcgtttacggattTATGGGGTCGGAATAGGGCCTTACTATATCCCCACACCTGCGTAAATGCATCCCTTTTGTTTTTTACTGCGGCTGTGCTTGTTTATCTTTTCTGAATCTGAGTGGATATAATCTCTGCATTCATGTTTCCTGACTTCTGCCAGCAACTCAGCATCTACCATACCATTGCCAAGTAAGATTTGGCTAGTTAATTAATTTTGTAACACAATGGAGTTTTGTGGTAGCTACAGTACATGAGCAAGAACCCAGTTTTGTGACAGCATTCATGTGGATGCAATAGAGGTATTCGTTTCCTAGTAAAAGAAAGGCTGCTGAAACAATAGCATTCGTTTCCTAGTCATACTACTGCAGCGAAGTTTCTTACACTGTTGCTGTTGCTTGTGTTTTATCTCACCCGTGTGCGACGTTGGATCAGGACGAGTGGGTGATCGCGAGGGTGTTCCAGAAGCCCGGCGAGGTCCCGCCGTCCCGCAAGCAACGCCTCGGCCtcagcagcgccggcggcgagtccTGCTTCTCCGACTCCACCTCTGcctccatcggcggcggcggcggcggcgcgtccgcATCGTCAGCACCGCGCCCACTGCTGACGGACGCCTCGCTGttcgcggcggccgccgacaGCGGCTCCTACTGCGGCGCTGCCAGCGCCAACAACGTGGTCACCGGCCGTGAGCTCGTGCCCTGCTTCTCCACTACCACCGGCCCCCAGGATGCCGGCCTCGGCATCGGGCAGCCGTACAACCCGGTCCCGCTGGCCttcgagccggcggcggcggcagccttcTTCCCGAACCTGCGCTCCCTGCAGGACAACCTCCAGCTGCCGCTGTTCCTCTCCGGCGGCCTGTCCGCGGGCGCCTCAACGCTGGGCCCGCTGGGCGGCGGGGCTCTCCACTGGCCCGCCGCCATGGAGGTGAAGGTCgagggccgcgcgccgccgcagatGGCCGTCGGCCCCGGCCAGCTCGACGGTGCCTTCGGCTGGGGCTTCTAGCTGTGCACACACCACCACTAATTGGGCCACCAATCCATGGATGGCCTGTGGCTGTGTGCTAATCAAGTATCCTAGCGAACGATCAAATAATCGTGCTGTGCTCGTGTTAAGAGCCTTATTAATTAAGCTGCTATGTGGTATCGTTATGCTGATGCAACTGTGTTTATGCTCTGGTACGTGGTCTCCAACTGCAGTAGCAGGATGTGATTGACCATGTATTAGTGGATTGATCAGTCATTTGGTATGTGATGTCAAGTCTTCTAGCTAGCTTTATTGATGTGCACTAGTGTAATCGGACCAGTTAATGTCGGAGCGGTACGGACCTCTGGGATTTGACGTGTTGCTCCTGTGGAATCCATGATGTATCTGATCAGGCATGGACCTGTGGAATTATGGATCGGATCAGTTTGTCAATATGGAGTTTGTGTCTGCTGCTTTTTATTCTCGGCATGTTCCAAAGTGAACTATTTGCTTTTATCTTTTGCGTATATATATGATGAGATGACTCGCAGGGTTGATAATGGTGGTTGTGATTTTATCGCTGGGAGTGAGTCGTCAGGCCTCAAGAGCTCAGCCGCTGATCAGGGCAGAAACGCAGTCCAAACTCTTAATTTCTCACTCAAGGGCTACTAATAACAGCTGCTTAGGCTGACTTCATAGCTTGTGGACGCTTAAgtctctctccctatatatatataggcacgcgcacacacacaaagtgagggtgtgtttagttcattttgcaaaattgtgtaaagatgtaaagagggcatttgaagtactaaatgaagtctatttgcaaaactttttgcatagatgagttgtaaatcgcgagacgaatctaatgatgctaattaattcatgtttaatcaataattagcggatggttactgtagcatcactgttgcaaatcatggattgagtaggctcattagaatcgtctcgcgatttacagcccatccatgcaaaaagttttgtaaatagacttcatttagtacttcaaattagtaagatttcgtttcactttaatgcgtttacggtttttttgtaaaaacatgtaaagatctaaacagggcctgagtTCCACTACCTTTTCATATGTAACGAAATACTTCACGAATCACTACAACTGTACTGTATACCATGCATTGTTTTCTCCAATGTCAATTCATAGATGCATGTGGTCACTTAACTAGCCTTTTTTATCCCATCTTAGACCTTTCCCTGTTTGTACTTACGTAATTTTCATGAATTCTATATGAACTCAACTATTCTTGTGCTTCAGGCAATGCTTCTAGTGGTCACAGGTAGCTAGCTTACCTTCAAGCATTGATATTACATATATACACTTACTACTAAACTGTGTATGTTTGGCTTGCATTCTAACCTTGCAAGCATGCTCATATACTTGCCCAATCTAGAGATCATATATGTTTAAGTGGTGATTGGAGACTAAACGTAAATCAAACATGCATGCTCTAGAGTTTATTATACCATATAGTACATATTTACAGGCTAGCTTGTGTAGTGATCATGGCCCTCATCACTTAGGAGTTACTCCATCCGTCCTCAAATATTAAATATTTTGATTTTTTCTAAGTCAAATTAttgtaaatttgatcaaatttatagaaaagatAGTAATATTTTGAATGTCAAATGAGAATAGTTAGATCCATTGTAAAATATTCTTTTTgtaatttacttatttgatcAATTAGATGTTAACAttcttttttataaatttagtcaaacttaAACTATTTTAATTTAGAACAAACTAAAATACCTTATATTTAGAATGGAGGGCCAACTAAGAATCAAGGTTACCAAAAACTAGCGATTGACTTTGGGAAGACTACTTTCAAGGTCAATTGCCTTTTTCAATAGGTACGTACATTCAACTATAGCAAAAACTGTGTCCTCGCTTCCTCAAGTACCATCCAGTGATCCAGATATGACAATCAATTTAGTAACCGACAAAACAAAATTTAAATATAAAATGGTACGCTCGAAATGTGGGCGGTCGATAAACGCAGCACACATGCTCATAAAATAATGAAAAAATGGCATTACTGCATAGTAACCTACTATCAGGTTATGTAACTGCTTCAACTCATAACCCCCACGCTCCTACCATTACTACTCCAGCCATCTATACCAGCTTTATGATCAATTGATCATCCCGTGGCTGAACAAGCGTACACAGTGGCTCAACTTCGATTAGGACACGGCCGATGGACACGGATCGATACGCCTGCCTGAGCCCCCTGACCGCGTGCCTGTGCTGTGTAACGTTAGTGGCATGCTAGGCACTCGAGAGCGCTAAAAGTCCAACCGGCCGTTTCCCTGGCACGGCATGATTCCTCTCCCCCTCCTTTTTACATGCATGCGTCCATCCATCCGTCCATTCCAAACGTCACTTCCCCATTGCGACGCCCATGCGGCCATGCCTCTCTGCCAgtgtctctctcctccctctggtagcagcagccagcagatcGGGGAGTACGAACCGTAGCGAGTGGTAGCAATATTTTGGCCGTGTTTAGACGGAACGAAATTTTTTTTGCCATAGAGTtttactaatttaaagtactaaataaaatttatttataaaattttttgcacaaatAAATTGTAAATgtaagacgaatctaataatgctaattaattaatgattaatctataattagtatatgattactgtagcatcactgttataaatcatgaattaaataggttcattagattcgtctcatgatTTATGGTCCATccataaaaaattttgtaaatagattttatttaatactatatgaTATCCAAATATttaatgtgatattttttttgtgtttatggATTTACGTGATCTAAAATCTTTATGTGACGGATGGCGACGGTGACGAGATGGGGACGTCTCCTGCTGGATCCCTGGGACTGGATGGACCGACGGGTACGTGACGGGGGATACAGGGGCTCGCACAGCCTACTGGGGCTAGCGCGACCTCGACGGGCTCCATCCGTCCGTCTTACATCACCAAACAGGTCACCATCCATGGCCGCCAGCTCCACAACGCCTGACCTCCTCGTGCTCCAAAACCACTCATGGAAATCCTGCAAGGAGCCGAGGAGAGTTTTTTCCTGAAGGGAAATTCTTGAACATCAGAGCAGGGGTGCACATGCTTTTACCAATACCATGACACGTCTGGTCATCTACATTCTTTGTTGGAATGGTGCGCCCGTGTTCTTCTCTCGTCGCAAAAAGATTCCAACGAGAGTGAGTACTAGCTCGTATGCATTAGATTTTGAGCTCATTGTGGTACAGCGACTTGAATTGGTACCTCGCCCAAATGCTGCCGAACGATATAATTTTCCCCTACccgcaaaataaaaaaataatttttcccTACCTTCAATTCGCTGTGAGTTGGCTGAGAGCCCGAGACGAGGCAAACATTTAGAGTCGATCAAAAACGGGATTGCTATAGCAatccaagacagggtgatcttCTTTAGCTCCGGCGAGGCCTCCAATcgattctaaaaaaataaaaaaattgaaaatacaaaataaaaatatatccCAATCAAccggccaccaccacaagcTCTCTATTACATATGTACAATATTTTTTTACCAAATATCCACACATGCATTAACCGGTACGAACCATTTAGCTCAAGTCACTACTACCATAatcttttctgaggcggttgaaaataatttttagaggcgggcAAACCCAACTACCTATGAGAAAACGTCACTGTAAATCGGatagaaaaacaaaaagaaatgaaaaagacCGTTGATCCCATCACAGGCCCATCGGGCGCGGTCGCAGGattttgcgccgccgctcgcccacggCTGC
Proteins encoded:
- the LOC120668667 gene encoding protein CUP-SHAPED COTYLEDON 1-like, whose translation is MERFGVLGTRLGLDAGGGGGGELPPGFRFHPTDEELITYYLLRKAVDGSFCGRAIAEIDLNKCEPWELPDKAKMGEKEWYFYSLRDRKYPTGLRTNRATVAGYWKATGKDREIRSGRTGALVGMKKTLVFYRGRAPKGQKTHWVMHEYRLEGTYAYHYLSNSTRDEWVIARVFQKPGEVPPSRKQRLGLSSAGGESCFSDSTSASIGGGGGGASASSAPRPLLTDASLFAAAADSGSYCGAASANNVVTGRELVPCFSTTTGPQDAGLGIGQPYNPVPLAFEPAAAAAFFPNLRSLQDNLQLPLFLSGGLSAGASTLGPLGGGALHWPAAMEVKVEGRAPPQMAVGPGQLDGAFGWGF